A single window of Nasonia vitripennis strain AsymCx chromosome 4, Nvit_psr_1.1, whole genome shotgun sequence DNA harbors:
- the LOC100680401 gene encoding uncharacterized protein LOC100680401 yields the protein MLCQNCVKTAIYLKKFKIIESSIIPKFARLCSTINNENLTEWNNVKSKYSDKQLTLVLKTLNKCNLKEMKKFAIAENHIKIFESFKKAKKTSDSLDDLIVLDTLKVSELDSICSAICSPKNTKTKASIVTPPIKVKDLENIKTAVGLRIGSSYVSWSQLESTGSHCNILKWDCQSVSDLPLNASPAEVIKMGVNIAREIPIADAYVMEKDGSRPLSKINTSIYRVLLRHQQLISIVLTALSTKYQSEHSPESPNSNFFENFYMMKAFAPAQLFNLFFGNEIVSSNDVVQSLFQQEDIGLKNVLSLSSEGEVGQFYESLNLCRKEEINKSLLLTLTFFESAVLESRNRLYSASDKS from the exons ATGCTGTGCCAAAATTGCGTCAAGACTGCAATTtacttgaaaaaattcaag ATTATTGAGAGTTCAATAATACCTAAATTTGCCAGGCTGTGCAGTACCATAAACAATGAAAATTTAACAGAATGGAACAATGTTAAATCAAAGTATTCAGATAAACAATTGACATTAGTTTTGAAAACCTTAAACAAATGCAATCtcaaagaaatgaaaaa GTTTGCTATAGCAGAAAATcatatcaaaatttttgaatCTTTTAAGAAAGCAAAGAAAACTTCTGACTCACTTGATGATTTGATTGTGCTTGATACATTGAAGGTATCTGAACTGGACAGCATCTGTTCAGCTATTTGTTCACCTAAAAATACGAAAACGAAAGCGAGTATAGTTACCCCACCAATAAAAGTCAAGGATTTAGAG AACATTAAAACGGCCGTGGGTCTTCGTATAGGGTCCAGTTATGTAAGCTGGTCTCAACTGGAATCAACTGGCTCTCATTGTAACATATTAAAATGGGATTGCCAAAGCGTCTCAGATTTGCCTTTAAATGCAAGTCCCGCCGAAGTAATTAAGATG GGGGTCAATATAGCTCGAGAAATTCCTATAGCCGATGCGTACGTTATGGAAAAAGACGGTTCAAGACCGTTGTCGAAGATCAACACCTCGATATACCGTGTACTATTACGCCATCAACAATTGATTTCGATAGTTTTAACGGCGCTTTCCACAAAATACCAATCGGAACATTCTCCTG aATCGCCCAACAGTaactttttcgaaaatttttatatgatGAAGGCGTTTGCGCCGGCTCAGctatttaatttgtttttcgGCAACGAGATCGTTTCGTCGAATGACGTTGTTCAATCTCTGTTTCAACAAGAAGACATTGGCTTGAAGAACGTTTTATCCTTATCATCAGAGGGAGAGGTAGGGCAGTTTTATGAGTCACTGAACTTGTGTCGAaaagaagaaataaataagagcCTGCTGTTGACGTTAACGTTTTTCGAATCAGCTGTATTGGAGTCGAGAAATCGCCTATATAGCGCGAGCGATAAGTCTTAG
- the LOC100680367 gene encoding allatotropins encodes MRQRRSGVRRLQKDTATESVAQSPREPSETLPGAPHTDTQTETRTPAADQRHSGAAEQEERVRSLWRDADNMRVSVFVSVALVAVLLAEGTSSGSCEHFAKPRTKPREIRGFQPEYISTAYGFGKREIAKQDKYEKIMLLLLQNSPQSIPASWFLHEMRQNPELAKRIVRKIVDGGEEDNPGKLSTAELFKSERKISFF; translated from the exons atGCGCCAACGGCGCTCAGGCGTCCGCCGCCTACAAAAGGACACGGCGACCGAATCGGTAGCTCAGTCGCCGAGAGAGCCGTCCGAGACCCTGCCTGGTGCGCCGCACACAGACACGCAGACAGAGACACGCACACCCGCCGCGGACCAGCGACACTCGGGAGCTGCTGAACAAGAGGAGAGAGTCCGCTCGCTCTGGAGGGACGCG GATAACATGAGAGTTAGCGTATTCGTGAGCGTGGCCCTCGTAGCGGTTCTCCTGGCCGAAGGCACGAGCTCCGGAAGCTGTGAACATTTCGCAAAGCCACGCACAAAGCCTAGGGAGATCCGGGGCTTCCAGCCGGAGTACATTTCTACGGCCTATGGTTTTGGAAAGCGCGAAATTGCCAAGCAGGACAAATACGAGAAGATCATGCTGCTCCTGCTGCAGAACTCACCTCAAAG CATTCCAGCCAGTTGGTTCCTGCACGAGATGAGGCAGAATCCCGAGCTGGCCAAGCGAATAGTCAGGAAAATCGTCGACGGCGGCGAGGAGGACAACCCCGGCAAGCTCTCGACGGCGGAGCTCTTCAAGTCCGAGCGGAAGATCTCATTTTTTTAG